The following coding sequences lie in one Montipora foliosa isolate CH-2021 chromosome 11, ASM3666993v2, whole genome shotgun sequence genomic window:
- the LOC137975074 gene encoding dorsal-ventral patterning tolloid-like protein 1, protein MAKIPSIMRVIFGAVFLLFSTIKSSFGGCGGAPVILAKTEGVIISPAPDEAGGVCIWIISVPTDQRIIFYFTNYTLETSGFVSSPRHKDYCTEKDTRIEFKDSSTDQPWIAYCQSGLPDPIATTKSSLYIEFNLSDGDSTSQFSARYITLPFKQTIDLREASNDTITSPEFPGKYPRNSHFVWSLIAPSGYRLKIEFTKFDISDEGGYDCPKDALVVRDGPSVQSELLTRLCGSGRYTGLPQAMYSSTNFMTLEFVSDVYGMDGDYVGFKANVTKEIRLYVIILPCAIGILIISLLVAAFVFKYRRGSSGAGHPRMQMSLLKEADHFKTTQISEVDTPYEANLPVYRPTTQQIKEA, encoded by the exons ATGGCTAAAATACCGAGTATCATGCGCGTTATATTTGGAGCCG TGTTCTTGTTGTTTTCTACTATCAAGTCTTCTTTCGGAG GATGTGGCGGCGCTCCTGTAATCTTAGCGAAGACTGAAGGTGTGATAATCAGTCCAGCTCCAGACGAAGCAGGCGGGGTGTGCATCTGGATAATCAGTGTTCCTACAGATCAACGGATTATCTTTTACTTCACTAACTATACCCTAGAAACTTCCGGCTTTGTCAGCTCTCCTCGACATAAAGACTATTGCACTGAAAAAGATACGCGCATAGAGTTCAAAGATAGTTCGACAGACCAACCCTGGATCGCATACTGTCAAAGTGGTTTGCCAGACCCCATCGCCACCACAAAGAGCTCACTCTATATTGAATTTAATCTATCAGATGGCGATTCTACAAGCCAATTTTCTGCTCGTTACATAACCTTACCATTTAAACAAA CAATTGATTTGCGGGAAGCTTCAAATGACACAATTACTAGTCCAGAATTTCCCGGCAAATACCCCAGAAATTCCCACTTTGTGTGGTCGTTGATTGCTCCTTCGGGATATCGCCTCAAGATTGAGTTTACAAAGTTTGACATTTCCGATGAGGGAGGTTACGACTGTCCAAAGGACGCTCTTGTAGTGAGAGATGGGCCTTCTGTTCAGAGTGAATTGCTGACAAGATTATGTGGAAGTGGAAGATATACAGGACTTCCTCAAGCAATGTACTCCTCTACCAACTTCATGACGTTAGAGTTTGTGTCAGACGTTTATGGTATGGACGGAGACTACGTTGGGTTCAAGGCAAATGTTACGAAAG AGATCAGACTGTACGTTATTATTTTGCCTTGTGCCATTGGAATTCTCATTATCAGCCTTCTTGTGGCTGCATTTGTGTTTAAGTATCGTCGTGGATCTTCTGGTGCAGGTCACCCAAGAATGCAAATGTCATTACTCAAGGAAGCTGATCATTTCAAAACTACTCAGATATCTGAGGTGGATACTCCATACGAGGCAAACTTGCCTGTGTATCGTCCAACCACACAACAGATTAAGGAAGCGTAA